CAAAACTTTCCTTGATCATACCAATGTGTGATCTACCCTACAGTATAAACACGGGTCTGGGATAAATGTAATTTATGCTTCAATTTAAAGCCCTTTTACATTGGCTCCCTGCTTCTACACCcccattttccctatttttttttttcaatagcaTGCATAGCCACCTTCACATACACCATTCCAAGCCGGTTACTGGTTAGTAAGCAATACCTCCCCCGCCCTCTCTATGCCTTAGGAGCAACCAGGGATCAttgcaaaagatgagaaaatacAACAAAGGCCAAGTTTAGTTGACTTCTTTTTAAGCAGGGTAATTTGTATTGAGTCTGTTATGTTAAGTTAACTTCCATGGCTTGAGCTGATGAAAAAGAAGTAACTAAACCAAGACAAGAGGCTGTAAAATTTTCCTATTAAAAACACAGGCTAGAATTTCAAACCTTGATCACTTCTTGCGATGCAATTCCTCCAACCAAAGCAGCAACAGCATGAAGCTCTGCCGCACCAAATCGACACATCTCATTGATAAGGTCCTCAGCCAAAGTGGCTCCATTGCATCCCAAGTCATTAAGTAGGCCAATTGCTGTGCTCTTTAATCGAGGTATATCTTCATCCATTGCACTACAAGACAATTAccatataagcaaaaaaaaattacaataatgagTCATGTTATAAATAGGAAAATATTTAGAACTTCAATGGTGTGAAGCATTACCTGTCAAACTGTCCTGGAAAGCTGTTGTAATTAGCAGCAAACCGGTCAACAGCACGAAGCAAAATATAAATCCCCACAGCAATGCTGTCACAAACAGGAAACCAGCTTTTCAGCAAAACGAATCCTCTCCCACAGACTAATTCTTAATATGAAAACATCCAGAAACGTTAACTATAAAATGAACATGACCTGTAATCCTCATCAGTGAGGTACTTCTGTAACTCAGGTAGGTTTGGAGAATTAAACTCATCTTCAATTAGACGGTACCTGCAAACCTACAAAATAAAGATACAGAAGGCATCTGTAATAATGCAATTGCTCTAAATATTAGACAAAGGGAAGGAGAGAAGCCACAGGTGGAAAAATAAGCATTCCCAATCATCTGCTTAGAATATACCCAATTTACATGACTCATTcacaacaataacaatattCTACCACTAGAGAACTTTCTACTAAAATTGAAGGGTAAATTGCCAAATTCATCCCCAAAAGTGTGATGCGGTGACAAATAGGTTCCTAAAAGatcaaaaatacaaatttagtccctgaatgtgcaaaaagtatgacaaattaGTCCAATCATTAAATTTGAGAGACCAATTTATCATTAAGTTATAATGTTCAAGGATCAATttgacaataaattatattttttgagaatcaatttgACATTAAGTTACAAAATTTAGGAAccaatttgtcattaaattgtCTGCAGGATAATTTGTCGCACATTTTTGCATATTCAaggattaaatttgaatttttcatctttcaggaacTAATTTATCAGCGTCTCACTTTCAAGGATGAATTTGGCTATTTATCCTATATTGAATTTTATCAGTAAGCTCACAAACTTACTTTGAGTTTTCTTGCATTTTTACAGAAGCTTTTAATTATTGACTTCGAAATGCTATTTGAATCTCTACCAATCTTCTTCAAAGTACTTCTCACTAGACGCTCTATTACAAGAAAGTCAGCCTCAGCTTTAGCGTGATAGATATTCTGCAAATTCACATATTGCCTGCAAGAACATCAATATATCGCCCATAAATAAACTAACAATCTTTATTTtctagagaaaataaaaattactctgAAAATATGTAAAGAATTGCCTACTAACTCAGTAGAAGAAGTCATGTCTGGTATAGATCCTTCAAGGGGTGCCTCCCCACCACCTTCATTTGCAATGAAATCCTGCAAAAGGGTGAGAAATGTGCCATCAAACAACTAAAGTAAAGGTAAGCAATCAAGAACAATGACATGAAATGAATAATAGTAGGTCCAAAGCAGCAAAATATGACAAGCACGTAACAAGTAGCAACCTTCTGTTACTACTCCAGTAGTCCAGTGTTTCAATTACACAAGTTCTAACTAATTACCATCCAATAAGAaaacattataatattaaatatgtaaGAAATTTTTTCCACATCAAAGTGAAGCAAAGTCAGTTATGCAATGCCAGAAGCACCAACCTTAAGAGCTGTCACCAACACCCAAAAATCTGAAGAATTAGAGTCCACTTCAGCAGAACTATCATTTAGTATCTGTTGCAACTCCAAACCTATGAAAGTACATAACATATTAGAGAATAAAACATCTTTTTTATTGGACTGCAGAAGTAACTGTTCGCACAATAACTTATATTCTAGTTCtagatgaattaatttttttcatagcaAGCAAAGTATGGGTTTGTCATTTTTCAGAGACGAAGAACTCTCAACACACAAGTTTATAGTAACTTCGTTGCAAAACTCAACAAATACATTTTTGGAACCTTAATATAGTAAAATTCAAcagttttctttaattttattattctctcACCTCCTAGGATCCTATAAaatttaaccctacaagctctCAGAAAACAGTCCATTATTATGCTCCTTATCCAATAAAACTAAAGGATAGAGTGATTCTCAAAATGAAGACTGACAAAGGCAAAAGGTTACAATCAATTAATCTTAAATTATCTACTTACTTATTCCTTGGGGAGCAAATACTTTGAATGCTGAATCAATAGCTTCTTTATAATTATCTTCATCTTGTGCCACCATCCCAGCCTTAAGAAACTCCTACATTGTTCACATCCAAAGCTAATCATATAACTATAACAGCAGTAGATAAAAGGGCTAAATGATTAAACAACAAACCTTGaactcctttttttcttctctggtCAATGGAAGCCTACCGCCATGGCTTTGGGCCCACTCATCAGCCATCTTGACAAGAATGACAACATACGGTATGTGTTTATGAGCCACAGGATCTTGCACGTTCAAGTCAATATCATCTGCAAATCTGTGGATGCATACACAtgcaatgaaaaattaaagtgaaaccgGAGAAGACCATGTCTATGGTGTATGATCTCAGCTTTATAGCAATTACATAGGTCAACAGGTGAAATTGATGAAGGCAAAACCAGATCTTAGTATATAAGGGGGAAAAGAGGCTACTTCCAAGATTTGAACCCATGACCTCCAGGTCACTTGGCAGCAGCTTTACCATTGCACCAAGGGCAAGGCTCACCCTTATCTTAGTATATAAAAGGAAATTCACcccaaaaaaatgaagataaaacTACTTTATACCTCTTGAGTTTAGGCCAAGGATTATTTAACCGGAGATCATCCAAAAAATGTTCAGGCTTTGACTCAATCACAGCATGTTCCTAATAAAGCCAACAAAAAGTACTAATCAACCAAAGCATGCAAATCATGGTGATATTCAATAACACCAATGTTTTCTAATGAAGGTATTTTCACCTTTGTAGTTCATACATATGACTGTTAAAGAATTACCCAACCTGGTAGTAAACCTATTGCAATTCCAGCCATTATTTCCCTTCTCTCCTTAATACCATTTTTCAAATGGCCATATTCAATTTCTTACTTTTACTCTCTATTTGACATGTCAAATACCATATCAAAATTATGTCGgtgacaaaaattaatattacgtTTCCTCAGGCATAAAATTATTCCTTGAACTTGTAACATCATCAAATATACAATGAATACAAGATTATCCATTTACCAAATTACCTTCACACTAATTCGAACAAACCCTGTAAGGCCATAGGAGCGAGCAAATATCAACATAACATTCACCTCCCTGCAGATTTGGTCAAGCTTTATCATTGAATTTTCCATGAGCTGAAAGTTTATCAAGATTACCATCAATGAGAGTGAACTTCAAAAGAATATGTAAaacaatgtttaaaaaaaaactgaataataaatCTAGATATATTGTAAATTGATGAATTGATAGGTTTCTTTCTATCAAAAGGATAGACAAAAAATCAGAATTATGAGCGGAGGCACAAAATCTACTTTTATACAAAAACTCCAAGCATTTGTCTCATAAGAGTTGTCTGAGTATAGTAGCATACCTGAGTGGCAACAACCAAAGTAAATTGAGAAAAGAATGATGGATTTGTCTCAATCAATGTTTCTGGAGACTCTTCTACAAATTTTGCTTTAACTGCATCATTCAGCTCTTGAAGAAATGAGCATACACATTTTGCCTTTGACTTCCCAAGACTTGCTTCATCCACTACAAACATGGGACAAAAATCAGAACCAAAAGACATTTACAAACACATAACCAGTGTACAACAAGAAGTCATGTAcccaaaaaattgtttccgaGGTCTCCCGCTTCAACTTTAGATCCATCAACTACAGTGATGCTTCCAACCCCACCAAGAACAAGATTCTTAAGTGTTTCAGAACCAGTAGGACCACAGTTAAGTAAGCAAATACTAGACTTCTCAAGGGCTGCCTGTCCTTGTTCACCCCATATTCTGCATTTCCAAATAAACATTGCAATATGGATGAGATCAGAGATGCCTCCAAGACtgcccaaaaacaaaaaacagtagGAAGAGCAGAAGAGACTGTTTggtttgaaaaaaccttttctactttcattttcaattacaaaaatgccaccatgTTTTCAGTTTATGTCATGTTTATAAAAGTTTATACAAGAAACAGTgaagacaactttttattattttctgtttctATTATTTCCTATGCAAAACTTAAACCAAATGGCCTTAAGATTTTGATTTCATACTTGAATACATCAAATTCAAAACACACATGTATGcaaagacaaaaattcaaaaccaaaaaagcAGCACAAGTTAAGAATCAGCACATTTCACTCAACAAGCAACATTGTAATATCAACaagtttcttctattttgcaaaTAAAAAGCAACTCAACTCCAATTTGCATCTCATCATACCCAGAAAAGCTCCACTCCAGTTCATTCAAGGCTCACTACACTTAATCAAATCACCAAATCCCTAACATCGTTAAAAAAACACCAAACGGACCTTCAGCCATAGCAATTCAGCTAATTAACAGTCAAAGATTCCGTGTGAACGAACAACACAACACTCGAATGAACTCAATTCATATACCACAATCAATAACGAAACAACAGTTTTCCGCGCCATAGAGTTCGCTAGGGttttttagaaggaaaaaacaGTTAGGTTAGCGCGAAGTGGACAAAAAATTAGGTAAATGTGGAAGTGGATAGAGAGTACCTGAGTTGACGATCGTATTTAACCTTGGGTTCTGCCATTTTTTATTTCAGTTTCTGCGTTCTTttcttcactcttttttttcactctttttttcacTCGTTCGCTATTTATAGTACTGTTAGCTTGCTTTGCTTGCTGCAAACGCTGTGTATTGCGCACCCAGAAAATTGCTTGTGCTTACGGATTATCATTCCGTATCTACGAATGGATtacagatttttttaaaaataaaaagttcttTATTAACACAGAGTTCTAACCAATTAAGTTAAtaggtcaattatgttataaaacaattaatattgttatatataacactaaaatttctaatgtatatttaatacatatttacat
Above is a window of Glycine soja cultivar W05 chromosome 12, ASM419377v2, whole genome shotgun sequence DNA encoding:
- the LOC114378464 gene encoding NEDD8-activating enzyme E1 regulatory subunit AXR1-like isoform X1, which produces MAEPKVKYDRQLRIWGEQGQAALEKSSICLLNCGPTGSETLKNLVLGGVGSITVVDGSKVEAGDLGNNFLVDEASLGKSKAKCVCSFLQELNDAVKAKFVEESPETLIETNPSFFSQFTLVVATQLMENSMIKLDQICREVNVMLIFARSYGLTGFVRISVKEHAVIESKPEHFLDDLRLNNPWPKLKRFADDIDLNVQDPVAHKHIPYVVILVKMADEWAQSHGGRLPLTREEKKEFKEFLKAGMVAQDEDNYKEAIDSAFKVFAPQGISLELQQILNDSSAEVDSNSSDFWVLVTALKDFIANEGGGEAPLEGSIPDMTSSTEQYVNLQNIYHAKAEADFLVIERLVRSTLKKIGRDSNSISKSIIKSFCKNARKLKVCRYRLIEDEFNSPNLPELQKYLTDEDYSIAVGIYILLRAVDRFAANYNSFPGQFDSAMDEDIPRLKSTAIGLLNDLGCNGATLAEDLINEMCRFGAAELHAVAALVGGIASQEVIKLITRQFVPMSGTFIFNGIDHKSQLLSL
- the LOC114378464 gene encoding NEDD8-activating enzyme E1 regulatory subunit AXR1-like isoform X2; protein product: MAEPKVKYDRQLRIWGEQGQAALEKSSICLLNCGPTGSETLKNLVLGGVGSITVVDGSKVEAGDLGNNFLVDEASLGKSKAKCVCSFLQELNDAVKAKFVEESPETLIETNPSFFSQFTLVVATQLMENSMIKLDQICREVNVMLIFARSYGLTGFVRISVKEHAVIESKPEHFLDDLRLNNPWPKLKRFADDIDLNVQDPVAHKHIPYVVILVKMADEWAQSHGGRLPLTREEKKEFKEFLKAGMVAQDEDNYKEAIDSAFKVFAPQGISLELQQILNDSSAEVDSNSSDFWVLVTALKDFIANEGGGEAPLEGSIPDMTSSTEQYVNLQNIYHAKAEADFLVIERLVRSTLKKIGRDSNSISKSIIKSFCKNARKLKVCRYRLIEDEFNSPNLPELQKYLTDEDYSIAVGIYILLRAVDRFAANYNSFPGQFDSAMDEDIPRLKSTAIGLLNDLGCNGATLAEDLINEMCRFGAAELHAVAALVGGIASQEVIKI